The window TTGCCTTCTCTTGAAGTTAATTCAGTTTTAAAACGTTTTGGTGGTTTGGTCGCACTTAATGAAGTGAGTCTTAAGGTCGAAAATTCAAAAATTACTCTTCTCATTGGTCCTAACGGTAGCGGGAAATCAACTTTGATTAACGTTATTTCAGGCATATATAAGCCGGACTCTGGAAAAATCGTACTAGATAACATTGATATTACAGGTAAGAAACCCCATGAAATCTTTAAACTTGGTATCGTTAGGACTTTTCAAAATCCTCAAGTATTTCCTAACTTGAGTGTACTTGATAACGTTATTTTAGGCAGGAATCCTATACGAAGCGAGTCTGTTTTTAGGTCCATGATAAAGAGTCTTTGGAGGAGGGAGGAGGAAATGTTAGTTGAGGAAGCATTTAACATATTAAAATTAGTTAAATTGGATAAAATGTGGGTTAAGCAGGCTAAAGTGTTAAGCTGAGGTCAATTAAAGCTACTTGAGATAGGCAGAGCATTGATGGCAAACGCCAAGGTTCTTCTGATGGACGAGCCCTTGGCTGGAGTTAACCCTCAATTAGCTAAAAGTCTCCTTAACCTTCTTGCAGATCTAAAGAAGAACATGAGTATACTAATGGTGGAACATAGGCTGGACATAGTTTCTGAGTATGCAGATGGTCCTTCTTGCCCTATATGATGCTAGTATTAGGCGGAGCTGGGACTACGTTAGGTGCAGTTATCGGTACCCTGGTGTATACAACACTGTGCCATCTAGTGGACATATACAAACAACAGCTAGGATCAATACTTAACTTCGACCCTGTATGGCTACAATATATTCTGTTTGGACTCTTATTGACTGTCTTGTTAGTTCTAAGACCAGAAGGAATATATCCTGAGAAAAATAGATCGCTGCTCAAACCAAAGGAATTGAGTAAAGCAGACAAAAAGGAAGAGACAACATCAAGTAGTAATTCAGGGTCATCATAATGCATGTGGAGTAAGGGAAGGATTTTTATGTTACTTGTTAATGATACTGCCATTCAGAGCATTTTACTCAACATTATATAGTAGTTTTATGCATAATTATCTGAATAAATTATAACGAAATTTTATTGTGTAAAAATAACTAAATACTAAAGGTTTTAATATTTAAAGTTTTAAATAATATAATGAGAGGGTTTGAAGGAAAAATTACTTGAATTCAGAAGTGAAGGAGTGATTCATAAGAAGTTCAAGGCGACTTCAGTAGGATATGACTGGAACTCATTCCCCATGAAACTTTATCAAATAGGCAAGAGGCTATTCTGGGATCCGTCAAAGATAGATTTCTCAAAAGACAGGGAGGACTGGAAAAAACTAAGTAGAGATGAAAAGAATTACCTTCTGAATATAGTCTCACTCTTCATGGCTGGGGAAGAAGCAGTGGCAGTTGATATTACTCCCTTAATATCAACCATGATTGATGAGGGAAGGGTCGAAGATGTAATCTATTTAGAACAGTTTGCCTTCGAGGAGGCTAAACATGCAGAGGCATTTAGAAGATTTTGCGATTCATTAGAGATAAATGATGACTTGACAATTTTTACCACAGAGTACAATCCGTGGTATCAGAAAATTTTCTATGAGGAACTACCAAGCGTAATGTGGAAGTTACGAGTCGATCCGTCCCCTGAGAATTTAGCAGTAGCAGTTACAACTTATAACCTTTATGTTGAAGGAGTAGCTGCTGAAAGTGGGTATAAAACCTTTAAGCATATATTTAATAGCCTAAATTTAATGCCTGGGTTATCAAAGACCGTAAACTTAATTGCAACAGACGAATCTAGGCATATAGCTTACGGAACTTATTTGATAACCAGGCTTATAGTGGAGAACGGTGAGAGTATCTACAGAAAAGCAATAGAGCAATTCAACAAACTGGTTGGGATAGTTCAATCTCTAACTAGACCATTAACTAAATTACCTTTTGGATTGACCCCTGATTTCACCATAGAAAATAGGAAACAACTAGTTAACGCTAGGCTAATGGTAATTGAGAGAGCCCTAAAGATGACCCCTGAGCAAGTCAAAAACTTTTCGCCAAAAGACTTAGGTGTAATAGAGGAGATTAGGTCTGACAAATAAGAAATAATAAAGACTAAGATTTTTTTCCTTTTCTTCAGTTAATTTTGATGGAATGTTCTTATATCAATCCTGTTGTACCTGTTCTCTCACTATATTTTCAATTTCCTCAGTCCTGAAGCCACTGTAAACTGCTAAGTAATGGAATACCAACCCTATTATAACCACTAGTATGGTATCATAAGGGAAAGGTATTATAGGGGTGTACTGAGTAGTCCAAAATTACCAATGAAACTTATAACATATGTTGCCAGAATCATGCCTATGAACCAAAGACCGCTTTTTATGTACTTTCTGCCCTTTTCATTAACAGCTAAATATCCGATTAGGCTAGGGATTATTGACATTCCAAGAAATCCTAGGAAATACATTATAAAGCTCCCAATTAAGTTATAAGAGGAATTCAAAACATTTACGTATGCGAAGTAAGCTAAGAGCATGTTAGATAAGAGTTGAAGTAGTCCTAAAGTTACTCCCAGTGCTCCACTCATATTTAATTCCTTAACTGCGTAATATATCCAGAATATTGGCACTAGAATGAACAGGGATGTCAGTATGTAAAATATGGTTGTAAAACCTGACAATATCCCACCAGCATTGCTGACACAGTAGCTATTGACGTGATAATCTTACTTCCCACTAGCCTCACTGGTCTCCTAAGATCGGGAGCAGTTCTTCTCAATGTCTGTAGACCTATGCCACCCATTACGTAAGTGAAAACTGTAGCTAATGAACTAAAATTCACAAACAAGTACCAACTAGGGAATGGTAGTAAGAACAGTATTCCTACGACGAGCGTTGCAATGAGAGAGAAGATTGGTATTTTGTACTTATTGAGTCTTAGGAAGAACTCTGGAAAGTACTTATCTGCAGCTATTCCGTAGAAGGTCCTTGTGGTTGTACCAATATACACTAGACCAGTACCACTGGGAGAAATTACCGCGTCCACAAGTAGAGCATAACCCCAATATACCAATACCGCTAAACCTAGAGCTTTTCCACTATTCTTTAGTTCGTTATAGAAGGGTCCACTTGCCCATGAGCTAGAAGTAAGAGCAGTCCAGTTACCTGGTGTTGAGATACCTGCTGAGGTCCAGTTTAATGCTCCAATAAAAGCTATTTGAAGTAGTGTATAAATTATGATGGCTATGGCGAGCGAGAGAACTATTGCCCTTCCAATTTCCCTTTGAGGATTTTTTGCCTCTCCAGCGTATACTCCACTGGTTGCCTAAATCCTAGATAAGCGTATACTATACCGCTAGCAGGTATTGCATAAAATACATCTATTAAGCCATTTAAATTACCAGTTGGTATGAAACCATAGGATGCGAAATTCTTTGAATTAAACGCAAAAAATAGTAATATAAAAGTTACAGTTGGAACTATTAACTTCCATATTGTTATATCAGTGTTAGTTTTACCGAGTGCTTTTATTCCGAAATAGTTAACAAAAGAGAAGACCACCATTAGGCAAATAGCCAAAAGAATTCCATATACTGTGAGTACATTCACACCATTAACAGATGTGGTGAGAAAGTTGAGTGGGCTAATTGAGGCTAGATATTCCATAACAGCTTCAGCCTCTATTGAAGGAGTAGTCACTGCAGATATCAGGTACAATACAGCTAACATATAACCAGCGTAACTTCCATGGCTATAATGAGGATATCTCACAATTCCATCACTTCTTGGAACAGCGGTGCCTAATTCAGCATAAGCCAGACCAATGAATATTATTAATATACCACCAATTACCTAGGAAAGGACAGCTGAAGGTCCAGCGATAGACACTGCACTTAATGCTGAAAATAACCAAGCAGATCCTATAATCCCTTCTAGTGCCAATGATACCAGATCAATTAAGGTTAGCTCTCTTCTAAGTTGTTTATCTGTATTAAGGGTCTTCTCTTCTACCATAAGCTCTTAACATGGTAAAAATTTTTTTAAAATTATCTGAAATCAAGTGGTTCAATTCTTATCATAACGTCCTAGAACCGGTTAAATATTCAATACTGTAGATTTACCTTTTATGACAATATTCAAACACTGAAATTGGAATCTATTCTGTACTATTTCGGTTAACTCAAGAGTGTAGTTTAAATCTATTTCTTTAAAAAATTTCTACATTCATGTTTCCTCAGCTGACCCACTCCCCGCCCTAAAGGGTTCCTTTAGAGCGATTCACAGGTTTATGATTTACCGCCTTCACCCTCATCATCTCATAACTAGTGAGTATCACCCACCCCACTCCACACATCCAGCGGTAAACCAAAGGCTAGGTCTTCAGCCACTTTACCCCTATCCCTCTGGTCAAACCCTCATTCCACCCTCCTTGAGACTCAAGGATATTGTTTTTCAGCATGAGGACACTTAATTGAACTAATATACCCATTTCCATAGGTTTCCTCACGCACCATTTAACCAAATTTAACATCTTAACGATACTATAAAAACCTCACCCCGCCTTAAAAGACAAGGCTTGCCGATTCTTAGTCACTCTCTAATTTATCTTATATATGTAAGAATTCAGTAGATTCGTCTTACATACTTGACAGGAAATATTTGTATCTAAAGATATATCGTTATTAATTTAAAAACACTAAAATATTCTAACCCTATTAGATAAAGAGTAAAACAATCAATGTATATGTGAGATTAAAACTGTATTGTAAAGTTTTAAAAACATGCAATAAAATATAAACTTGGTGTATAGTTTTGCCCTCCAAATTAAAAATTCCAGATGAAATATATCATAACTACAAAGACCTCTTCGGTGAAAAAGTTATAAATGACAGAATTGTAAGCGTTGAAGGACTAATAGAGGAACTTTCGATAGAGTTTTCCGATGAGATAAAGAGAGTAATTAGTAAGAGGAGGAAATGGTTAGAGACAAAGGATTCAGTATCATCAAAAGGGTCATTTCCCTCATGGGATGAAGTTTTTGTGGACGCAGATGGTAATAGGAGAACTTTTAGAGAGATAGTCCAAGGAATGATAGATAATTTCCTCCAGAGACAATCTAGTTTAAGGTGGAGGTTAAATGATCATGTACCTATACCAAATGACGCCCATCCTATAAAGAACCCTGGACTAGAAATCACTGGACCTTGGTATCCGTTAAGCAGGGCTTACAACCAGGTAAATACAGATGTAATATCTGCAATGGAAGATGAAGAGGACGCCTCACCCGCCTGGTACACTCCCTATGGATCAGGAAAGAGTATCGCTGACGTTTGGGACGCTAGAAAGAACGTTAAACTTTTCCTTTCAGGGAAAGCGCCCAATCCTTATTACGAAAAGGGTAAAACGTACACTTTGAATAAGCCTAGAGATAAATGGCCTACTATATTCCACAGGCTCCCAGGATTACATCTCCTTGACTTTGATATCACATTGGACGGAAAACCAGTACCTGCAATTATAGTCTCAGCTGTAATCTATACACTTAATAATTACATAAGCCTTAGGAACGCTGGCTCGGGAGTCTACTTCTACCTACCTAAAACACAGACACCTGAAGAAGCTCTGATAGTGGAAAAAATACTCAGAAGAATTGAGGAGAAGTTAGGGTTACCTATTGGAACACTTAAATTAGCACTATTATATGAAGAAGTTAATGCCGGAAGATACTTTCCAGTTATATTGTGGATATTTAGGGAGAGATTAATAAAATCCAACAATGG is drawn from Sulfolobus acidocaldarius SUSAZ and contains these coding sequences:
- a CDS encoding ribonucleotide-diphosphate reductase; its protein translation is MIHKKFKATSVGYDWNSFPMKLYQIGKRLFWDPSKIDFSKDREDWKKLSRDEKNYLLNIVSLFMAGEEAVAVDITPLISTMIDEGRVEDVIYLEQFAFEEAKHAEAFRRFCDSLEINDDLTIFTTEYNPWYQKIFYEELPSVMWKLRVDPSPENLAVAVTTYNLYVEGVAAESGYKTFKHIFNSLNLMPGLSKTVNLIATDESRHIAYGTYLITRLIVENGESIYRKAIEQFNKLVGIVQSLTRPLTKLPFGLTPDFTIENRKQLVNARLMVIERALKMTPEQVKNFSPKDLGVIEEIRSDK